A single window of Narcine bancroftii isolate sNarBan1 chromosome 13, sNarBan1.hap1, whole genome shotgun sequence DNA harbors:
- the LOC138748006 gene encoding protein SCO2 homolog, mitochondrial-like: MIAEKGSQGTGNGDNWIRNVDWLEGGSVDWLQELSEERGNAGDRGLQLVRSPSGFISVGQQETDSALGHRADQNISPVGRPDVKMYQRLASCILQDQHLGSIQFLKQMAFQMKALSNGGDVVLRNVRSKTNWISSGTEWHLQARSAITKCNYKALKHLGTNLFSCSCSKRVLPSKRSTILPAQIIGNLVNSSLKSVPLLTIHKATSQCMREQLQLPGVGKFLRTHSLFNSCHLAQRVMSATPGNLILLTHRPFSKSSADKSLRGSAGRQQMTLRSKFLVTFLFGAVALGSWFYVHLEKKQQKKLRRQEQLKKLALGQGDFNLLDHTGRPRTKSDFFGQWVLLYFGFTHCPDICPDEMEKMSNAVHILDKDRTLPSVQPIFITVDPERDGVDEMGKYIKDFHTRMIGLTGTTEQISELGKAYRVYYSAGPKDEDNDYIVDHTIIIYLLNPDGLFIDYYNRSKSDQEIAESIRGHMKTYVQLFS, encoded by the exons ATGATAGCAGAAAAAGGCAGTCAAGGGACTGGAAATGGGGACAACTGGATTAGAAATGTAGACTGGCTGGAAGGTGGCAGTGTCGACTGGTTGCAAG AGCTCTCTGAGGAGAGGGGGAACGCCGGGGATCGAGGCCTGCAGCTGGTAAGGTCTCCGTCGGGATTCATCTCAGTGGGTCAGCAGGAAACGGACTCTGCTTTGGGCCACCGGGCAGATCAGAACATCTCTCCTGTCGGGCGACCGG atgtcAAGATGTATCAGAGGTTGGCCTCTTGCATTTTACAGGATCAACACCTGGGCAGCATCCAATTCCTGAAGCAAATGGCCTTTCAAATGAAAGCTCTAAGCAATGGTGGAGATGTGGTCTTGAGAAATGTAAGATCAAAAACCAATTGGATTAGCTCTGGAACAGAATGGCATTTACAGGCCAGATCTGCAATAACCAAATGTAATTATAAGGCATTGAAACACCTTGGTACAAATCTTTTCTCTTGTTCCTGTAGTAAGAGAGTACTGCCTTCTAAGAGATCAACTATCCTGCCAGCTCAGATCATTGGAAATCTTGTGAACTCTTCCTTGAAAAGTGTTCCTTTGTTAACAATTCACAAAGCCACAAGTCAATGTATGAGAGAGCAGCTGCAATTACCAGGTGTAGGAAAATTCTTGAGAACTCACAGTTTATTTAACTCCTGCCATCTAGCTCAAAGAGTTATGTCTGCAACACCAGGCAATTTAATCCTCCTGACCCACAGACCATTCTCAAAATCCTCTGCAGACAAAAGTTTGCGGGGATCTGCTGGGAGACAACAGATGACACTGCGGTCCAAATTTCTTGtgactttcctctttggagctGTTGCTCTGGGATCTTGGTTCTACGTTCACTTGGAAAAGAAGCAACAGAAGAAGTTAAGACGTCAGGAGCAGCTGAAGAAGTTGGCACTTGGTCAAGGTGACTTTAACTTGCTAGATCACACTGGAAGGCCCAGAACTAAGAGTGATTTCTTTGGCCAGTGGGTGCTTCTATATTTTGGGTTCACTCATTGCCCTGACATTTGTCCTGATGAGATGGAGAAGATGTCTAATGCAGTTCATATTTTGGACAAGGATAGAACACTGCCATCAGTCCAACCAATCTTCATCACAGTGGACCCAGAGAGAGATGGAGTGGATGAGATGGGAAAATACATCAAAGATTTTCACACTCGTATGATTGGGCTAACTGGGACCACAGAACAGATCAGTGAGCTGGGAAAGGCATATCGGGTGTATTACAGTGCTGGTCCCAAGGATGAAGATAATGACTACATTGTGGATCACACCATTATCATCTATCTTCTCAACCCTGATGGGCTCTTCATCGATTACTACAATAGGAGCAAAAGTGATCAGGAAATTGCTGAGAGTATCCGGGGCCACATGAAAACTTACGTACAGCTATTCAGTTGA